The following coding sequences are from one Panicum hallii strain FIL2 chromosome 5, PHallii_v3.1, whole genome shotgun sequence window:
- the LOC112895463 gene encoding hydroxyproline O-galactosyltransferase GALT3 codes for MRKCSGVLLILTLAVVLLLSPSPSPVPPPTTAATGPVAHLLPSLPGLSDLYPPPANSTAQLSWALLRPLLCRSDALPGTAAGVLEAADAWRNLTLAVADAAAAGEEGRTGGPSCPASVEGDLGAGRARIPCGLAEGAAVTVIGVPREGAARFQVEMVGAGGQVLMQVNVSLGAAGMVVEQNSWTPEEGWGKWERCPPVGDVGSSNGSLQRSLVDGLVRCNEKVGASIIQENNNTMVNVTGNQPEDGQRPKERRQLSGSFSIVEGEPFTVTVWAGVEGFHMTLNGWHETSFAYRERSEPWLIAEVKVSGDLELLSFLANGLPVSEEIDMASVALLKAPPLPKKRTFLLVGVFSTGNNFKRRMALRRTWMQYEAVRSGDVVVRFFSGLHKSEQVNMELWREAQLYGDIQLMPFVDYYSLITFKTISICMFGTKIVPAKYIMKTDDDAFVRIDEVISSLKKSNSHGLLYGLISFQSSPHRDKDSKWFISRKEWPFDMYPPWAHGPGYIISRDIAKFVVRGHQELTLQLFKLEDVAMGIWIQQYKSSGQQVNIVTDDRFYSEGCESDYVLAHYQTPRLMMCLWEKLKTDYQAVCCE; via the exons ATGAGGAAATGCTCCGGCGTGCTCCTCATCCTCACGCTCGCCGTCGTGCTCCTCCTCTCGCCCTCGCCCTCCCCAGTCCCACCTCCCACGACCGCCGCCACCGGCCCGGTcgcccacctcctcccctccctccccggCCTCTCCGACCTCTACCCTCCCCCCGCCAACTCCACCGCCCAGCTCTCCTgggccctcctccgcccgctcCTCTGCCGCTCCGACGCGCTCCCGGGCACCGCCGCGGGCGTCCTCGAGGCCGCCGATGCCTGGCGGAACCTCACCCTGGCTGTggccgacgccgccgcggcagGCGAGGAGGGGCGCACCGGAGGGCCCAGCTGCCCGGCGTCAGTGGAAGGGGATCTGGGCGCGGGGCGTGCCAGGATCCCGTGCGGGCTCGCGGAGGGCGCCGCGGTGACGGTGATCGGGGTGCCCAGAGAGGGGGCGGCCCGGTTCCAGGTGGAGATGGTGGGTGCGGGCGGCCAGGTGCTTATGCAggtcaatgtgagcctgggagCAGCGGGGATGGTGGTGGAGCAGAATTCCTGGACGCCCGAGGAAGGGTGGGGTAAGTGGGAGCGATGCCCGCCAGTTGGTGATGTCGGCAGTAGCAATGGCAGCTTGCAGCGAAG TCTAGTCGATGGGCTTGTTCGTTGCAATGAGAAAGTGGGGGCCAGCATCATCCAGGAGAATAACAATACCATGGTAAACGTCACTGGGAACCAACCTGAAGATGGGCAGAGGCCAAAAGAGCGCAGACAGTTAAGTGGCAGCTTCTCAATTGTTGAAGGAGAGCCTTTTACGGTAACAGTGTGGGCTGGTGTCGAGGGGTTCCATATGACACTAAATGGCTGGCATGAAACATCATTTGCCTATAGAGAG AGGTCAGAGCCATGGTTGATAGCAGAAGTCAAGGTTTCTGGTGATTTGGAGCTCTTGTCATTCTTGGCTAATGGATTGCCAGTTTCAGAAGAAATAGACATGGCTAGTGTCGCGCTTCTGAAGGCCCCACCTCTGCCAAAGAAGCGAACTTTTCTACTGGTTGGTGTTTTCTCTACTGGAAACAACTTCAAGCGCCGGATGGCTCTGAGGCGAACATGGATGCAATATGAGGCTGTCCGTTCAGGCGATGTAGTAGTCCGATTTTTCTCTGGTCTT CACAAGAGTGAGCAGGTCAATATGGAATTATGGAGAGAAGCTCAATTGTATGGTGACATCCAATTGATGCCCTTTGTTGACTACTATAGTTTGATCACTTTCAAGACCATATCAATTTGCATGTTTGGG ACCAAAATTGTTCCTGCAAAGTACATCATGAAAACAGATGATGATGCTTTTGTTCGGATCGATGAAGTGATCTCAAGCCTGAAGAAGAGCAACTCCCATGGCCTTCTGTATGGTCTTATTTCTTTCCAATCTTCACCACACAGAGATAAAGATAGCAAATGGTTCATCAGTCGGAAG GAATGGCCTTTCGACATGTATCCACCATGGGCACATGGTCCCGGTTACATAATCTCACGTGACATTGCTAAGTTTGTAGTCCGAGGGCATCAGGAACTGACTCTTCAG CTATTCAAACTCGAAGATGTGGCAATGGGGATTTGGATCCAACAGTACAAGAGCAGCGGTCAGCAAGTAAACATCGTGACTGATGATCGATTCTACAGTGAAGGATGCGAGTCGGACTATGTCCTTGCCCACTACCAGACCCCAAGGCTTATGATGTGCTTGTGGGAGAAGCTTAAGACGGATTATCAAGCTGTATGCTGTGAATAG